AACGGCCTCCGAAACTCGCCTGGCCATACTACCGAAGATCTCGGCCAATTGCGGGTTCGCTTCGATGGCCGCATAGAGATTACCGTGATCGGCGGCTTCCACCAGCGCGGGAACCAACGGGACTCGCGCCAGCAGGGGTACATTCAATTTGTCGGCTTCATGGGCGGCACCGTCGCGACCGAAGATGAAGGTGGTCTCGTTGCAGTGCGGGCAAGTGAATCCGGACATGTTTTCAACGATCCCGAGAATCGGCACATCCAGCTTCTGGAACATGGCCACGCCCTTGCGAGCGTCAAGCAGCGCCAAATCCTGCGGCGTGGACACGATCACTGCCCCGCTTAGGTCCACTTTCTGGGACAGCGTAAGCTGGGCATCTCCGGTGCCGGGTGGGAGATCAATCACCAATACGTCCAGCTCGCCCCAAGTCACGTCGCGCAGGAACTGCTCGGTGGCCTGATGCACCATCGGCCCCCGCCAGATCATGGGAGTGTCCGGATCCACGAGAAAGCCCATGGACATTAGTTTCAGCCCGGCATGGTCGAGAGGAACAATCTTCTCGTCGGCTACGCGGGGACGTTCGCGAACGCCCATGATGGTCGGCAGGCTGGGGCCGTAGATGTCGAAATCCACGAGCCCAACCGAGAAACCCAGCCGTTGCAGGCCGAACGCCAGACCCGCCGCGATCGTGCTCTTCCCTACTCCGCCTTTTCCCGAGGCAACGGCAATCTTGGCCTTTACTCCGGGCAGGAGGGGTTCCTCCGGCTGCGCGGGAGGCTGAGCCGCATGGGGGATAGCTCCCGACCGCATAGGGGGAGTTTCAGGCTTGGTCCACTGCATGTCAATGTGGATGTCCCGGATTCCATCCAACTGACCCACTGCCTTGATCACATCCTGCTTGATGAGATCAGGGATGCTCGGGTCGCGGCTTGCCACTTTAATCGCAATACGTACTGCGCCATCCTCGATCTCGATTCCCTTGACCAATCCAAAGGAAACAATGTCCCGGGATAGGTTCGGGAACCGGACGGTCTTCAGAATATCGAGAATTTGAGCTTGGGTGGGCATGAGAGGAAATTGACTACTTCAAGGGCGAAATTCGGGTCGGCGCAATATACCCAATGCAGGGCTGCTTGTCAAGTCAACCGAAGCGATTCTCTTTTCGCACTATTTCCAATTAATATATTGTTATTATTTGTGATATGGATGTCCCTTCCAGAGCGATAGGGCACGGTAGATTTGTTCGACCATTACCAGTCTGGCCAGCTCGTGAGGCAGGGTGAATGCCGAAAGACTGAGCGCGAGGTCGGCCTTGTGGACGATTTCTGCATCAAGCCCCCACGCTCCTCCCACGACAAATGTGACACTTGGAACGGCGGAATTCATGCACTCCTGAAACCATTTAGCGAACTCCTCGGTACTTAGCTGCCGGCCCGCTCGATCCAGAGCCACCACTCTACCGTCTTTGCCGAGATGTTTGCCGAGAGTGGCGGCCTCACGGGCGATAGCTCCTCGACCCCCACCGTTGCATTCCTCCCCCGTCCCCGGCAGGACCTCGATCTGCTCGGTGGGCAGATAGCGTTTGATTCGCTTCAGATAGTCCTCCACTCCCGCCCGATAGTAAGCCTCACGAAGTTTGCCGACCGCCAGAATCGTGATTGTCATGAAAGAATTGCCTCAGGAATGCATTGTATGCGCCTATTCGGCCTCCTCGAATATAGTCGTGGACTGGGGGAAAAGCAACCTTAGTGATTGCAATTGGGGCTTGCATTTTCGGGGTGCGAGTCTTACTATATTGATTTAGCGATCCTTGCATGATTCAAATGCGAATAACGTCATTTATTACAATAACTTGCCTGTTTATCCTGCGGGCTTCGGCCAGGGAAGCCGATCTCGTGCCTCCCCCCGGCTGGACACTCGACTCGCTGCGACGCGAGCTGTTGCGAATTGATGAGGAATTGCTCACGGGCGAGAATCGCGAACGCGATATGCTCTTCGAAATGGACCATGCCCAACGGAGAATCGTGCTCTTGGATCAAGCCG
This sequence is a window from bacterium. Protein-coding genes within it:
- a CDS encoding Mrp/NBP35 family ATP-binding protein — its product is MPTQAQILDILKTVRFPNLSRDIVSFGLVKGIEIEDGAVRIAIKVASRDPSIPDLIKQDVIKAVGQLDGIRDIHIDMQWTKPETPPMRSGAIPHAAQPPAQPEEPLLPGVKAKIAVASGKGGVGKSTIAAGLAFGLQRLGFSVGLVDFDIYGPSLPTIMGVRERPRVADEKIVPLDHAGLKLMSMGFLVDPDTPMIWRGPMVHQATEQFLRDVTWGELDVLVIDLPPGTGDAQLTLSQKVDLSGAVIVSTPQDLALLDARKGVAMFQKLDVPILGIVENMSGFTCPHCNETTFIFGRDGAAHEADKLNVPLLARVPLVPALVEAADHGNLYAAIEANPQLAEIFGSMARRVSEAVSAPAAK
- a CDS encoding 23S rRNA (pseudouridine(1915)-N(3))-methyltransferase RlmH, whose protein sequence is MTITILAVGKLREAYYRAGVEDYLKRIKRYLPTEQIEVLPGTGEECNGGGRGAIAREAATLGKHLGKDGRVVALDRAGRQLSTEEFAKWFQECMNSAVPSVTFVVGGAWGLDAEIVHKADLALSLSAFTLPHELARLVMVEQIYRALSLWKGHPYHK